Proteins from one Osmerus mordax isolate fOsmMor3 chromosome 21, fOsmMor3.pri, whole genome shotgun sequence genomic window:
- the si:ch211-69b7.6 gene encoding neuroblast differentiation-associated protein AHNAK isoform X1, translated as MDLEFSHHSALQKYTKTMFQSGHRRGRSLCEELTLEETEKGVLVVSGINDSSANQRLQKGDEIVGATIHFDELSKADVLKLLKLIEPFDEKVELLSKKTKKPSKSLGALDRCVKAPEEMLKDSYNRLYHDKIKKFIKDNMCVGAGEGSINREFKPRLKDNIGQGMDTNTTRVDAPNFIHSPVILNDPRGENLLHVERPDIDIKTYVNPLNIDTPSTDLKMPGLEQTHISNGLDVSLPKADLTVPVLDLTAQKDKIRDKSCYPEESTITFTALDIYSPKLDTEGTAKKLKIPNLKMQDFGLSGQNIKRPGCKVMTSDLSLPRVMAQGDDLTKSKLDLNAPYVSMQTPKRVQSYKKNPDLNVDDPSGYLEVSKVRLSAREPKGIDNDTVFKTTDIDIKSPLIDIHDPRLLNADLPSVDAIRLQTPDITSGIFGIQSNKKPQMDLISPDVLHDGPFELDLSGTLLKRSDLDIDVNTLTPKAPQIKDGIYLSNTSLTKVDTKFSKLDMNTPDVDLNYPSGNFIKMPNIKVPKCGLSKPQEQNNVQNLAEPTITLSPKVEKEMSSPNFDISTVGLTCPDIDDSPSGKFKIMDSFKMSDNGFFGPKVTGPDCEFIPDCDLSAPQQKGEINRLDLNASDYLKGTEIDLTAPDLNINMPSVSFPTFNKPDSKLSDSGIKAKFRMPKLFGTLSKKTPELSLEAPTMKSGIDVPDLPKANLKELDLGTNTSNIDTDPLKGTLNIPKLRMPNFELPGQRRTRNVDITGHDARPNLTKGLHIDTYGGMGSSNADTKTPRVNLKGPKMGLQLPDIDLGSPLSKLQKPDLKINIGVKSPDLSLKEPYLKGGIDVSDLDLPNMDVKAPQLDLNTPNVDIGSPQTKFKIPKLKMPKFGISGLKGPSVDIDGALNAPAFNIPDLHLSDPKLKGRINPPDLKLPTANLKGPKLDVNAPNMNLKMPSGKLNVPTLKKPEAELSALDFDVYPPSGKLKMPSFDFLGKEPKRPNMDIDTGLKTRNLSLKAPHMKGGIDISDLDLPNMDVKAPQLDLNTPNVDIGSPQTKFKIPKLKMPKFGISGLKGPSVDIDGALNAPAFNIPDLHLSDPKLKGRINPPDLKLPTANLKGPKLDVNAPNMNLKMPSGKLNVPTLKKPKVDLSALDFDVDPPSGKLKMPSFGFLGKEPKRPNMDIDTGLKTPNLSLKDPHMKGGIDVSDLDLPNIDVKAPQLDLNTPNVDIGSPQTKFKIPKLKMPKFGISGLKGPSVDIDGALNAPAFNIPDLHLSDPKLKGRINPPDLKLPTANLKGPKLDVNAPNMNLKMPSGKLNVPTLKKPEAELSALDFDVYPPSGKLKMPSFDFLGKEPKRPNMDIDTGLKTRNLSLKAPHMKGGIDISDLDLPNMDVKAPQLDLNTPNVDIGSPQTKFKIPKLKMPKFGISGLKGPSVDIDGALNAPAFNIPDLHLSDPKLKGRINPPDLKLPTANLKGPKLDVNAPNTNLKMPSGKLNVPTLKKPKAELSALDFDVYPPSGKLKMPSFDFLGKEPKRPNMDIDTGLKTRNLSLKAPHMKGGIDISDLDLPNMDVKAPQLDLNTPNVDIGSPQTKFKIPKLKMPKFGISGLKGPSVDIDGALNAPAFNIPDLHLSDPKLKGRKKNPDVKLPTANLKGPKLDVNAPNMNLKMPSGKLNVPTLKKPKVELSALDFDVDPPSGKLKISSFGFSGKQPKRANMDIDTGLKTPNLSLKAPHMKGDIDVPDLDLPNIDVKAPQLDLNTPNVDIGTPKTKFKTPKLKMPKFGISDRKGPSVDIDGDLNAPAFNIPDIHLSDPKLKGRINHPDLKLPTANLNGPKLDVNAPNMNFRGLDLTSTGSDIDFGTVMTSRSPDMNISLPKAKLDVKDVKDNLARTKLSPPRNSTSFVDNGVDLRLANLNAASNPKMYVPKSYEKELVNLNLGNNVDSQGRESHKEAAVNEIDQTKMRRTKMQGPQKSEYEKCMLNFTNDNKSPEDFEGYYVTVFPKQLKENVRGQTGVAGSKESNQRSHTHGGLDFTASSLDLEVPEQNDLKGSTFWFSKLI; from the exons ATGGACCTGGAG TTTTCACATCATTCAGCACTGCAAAAATATACCAAGACCATG TTTCAGTCAGGACATCGTAGAGGGCGGAGCCTCTGTGAAGAATTGACACTTGAGGAAACAGAAAAGGGGGTATTGGTTGTCTCAGGAATCAATGACTCCTCAGCTAACCAGAGGCTACAAAAAG gggaTGAAATTGTGGGTGCCACGATCCACTTTGACGAACTTTCAAAAGCTGATGTGCTAAAATTGTTGAAGCTCATTGAACCTTTTGATGAGAAGGTTGAATTATTATCAAAGAAAACTAAAAAGCCCAGTAAGAGCTTGGGGGCCTTGGACAGATGTGTCAAAGCCCCAGAGGAG ATGCTGAAGGATTCATACAATAGACTCTACCATGACAAGATTAAGAAGTTTATAAAGGATAACATGTGTGTAGGTGCTGGGGAAGGCTCTATTAACAGAGAGTTTAAGCCTAGACTCAAAGATAACATTGGACAGGGCATGGACACAAATACGACTAGAGTAGATGCTCCTAACTTCATACACTCTCCAGTCATTTTGAATGATCCCAGAGGAGAGAATTTATTGCATGTTGAGAGACCAGATATAGATATCAAAACATATGTAAATCCACTAAACATTGACACTCCATCAACTGATCTGAAGATGCCAGGCCTTGAGCAAACTCACATTAGCAATGGTTTAGATGTTTCTTTGCCCAAAGCTGACCTCACAGTGCCTGTCTTAGACCTTACCGCTCAAAAAGACAAAATTCGAGACAAAAGTTGTTATCCAGAGGAGAGTACTATCACTTTCACAGCTTTAGATATTTATTCTCCAAAACTTGATACTGAAGGAACAGCCAAGAAATTAAAGATTCCCAACTTAAAGATGCAAGACTTTGGGCTCTCCGGACAAAACATAAAAAGGCCAGGTTGTAAAGTTATGACATCAGATTTGAGTCTCCCACGTGTCATGGCACAAGGGGATGACCTCACAAAATCTAAACTAGACCTCAATGCACCATATGTTAGCATGCAAACGCCCAAAAGAGTCCAGTCCTACAAGAAAAATCCTGACTTAAACGTGGATGATCCCTCTGGTTATTTAGAGGTATCAAAAGTTAGACTATCTGCCAGAGAGCCAAAAGGTATAGACAATGATACAGTTTTTAAAACTACAGACATTGATATCAAATCTCCTCTGATTGATATTCATGACCCAAGATTGTTGAATGCAGATTTACCATCGGTAGACGCAATACGTCTCCAGACTCCAGATATTACTTCAGGAATATTTGGAATACAATCGAATAAGAAACCACAAATGGACCTTATATCTCCAGATGTACTACATGATGGCCCTTTTGAACTTGACTTATCTGGCACATTGCTAAAAAGATCTGATCTGGACATTGATGTCAATACCTTAACCCCTAAAGCTCCTCAGATAAAAGATGGGATTTATCTTTCAAATACGAGTTTAACCAAAGTTGACACCAAATTCTCTAAGTTGGATATGAATACTCCAGATGTTGACCTTAATTACCCTTCTGGAAATTTTataaaaatgccaaacattaagGTGCCTAAATGTGGCCTGTCAAAACCCCAAGAACAAAATAATGTTCAAAACCTAGCAGAACCTACCATAACTTTATCTCCAAAAGTTGAAAAAGAAATGTCAAGTCCAAACTTCGACATATCTACGGTTGGCCTTACATGTCCTGACATTGATGATAGCCCATCTGGAAAATTCAAGATTATGGACAGTTTTAAAATGTCAGATAATGGCTTTTTTGGTCCAAAGGTTACGGGTCCTGATTGTGAGTTTATTCCAGATTGTGATCTGTCAGCCCCTCAGCAAAAAGGAGAAATTAATCGCCTAGATTTGAATGCGTCTGATTACCTAAAAGGGACAGAGATAGACCTTACTGCTCCAGATTTAAATATCAATATGCCTTCTGTCAGTTTCCCAACCTTTAATAAACCTGACAGTAAACTAAGTGATTCTGGTATCAAAGCTAAATTCAGAATGCCTAAACTATTTGGTACACTGTCCAAAAAAACACCAGAGTTAAGTCTCGAAGCTCCAACTATGAAAAGTGGGATTGATGTACCAGACTTACCAAAAGCCAACCTCAAAGAACTTGATTTAGGTACAAACACCTCAAACATAGACACTGATCCTCTCAAAGGTACATTGAATATTCCCAAACTGAGAATGCCCAATTTTGAGCTCCCAGGGCAAAGAAGAACCAGAAATGTTGACATTACTGGACATGATGCTAGACCAAACTTGACGAAAGGACTACATATTGACACTTATGGAGGCATGGGGAGTTCAAATGCAGATACTAAAACACCCAGAGTCAACCTTAAAGGTCCCAAAATGGGCCTGCAACTGCCAGATATTGATTTGGGAAGCCCATTAAGCAAACTCCAGAAGCCTGATTTAAAAATCAATATAGGTGTAAAATCACCCGATTTAAGCCTCAAAGAACCTTATCTGAAAGGTGGTATTGATGTCTCTGACTTGGATTTACCAAACATGGATGTGAAAGCACCTCAATTAGATCTTAATACTCCAAATGTAGACATTGGTTCACCTCAGACAAAATTCAAGATACCCAAACTGAAAATGCCCAAATTTGGGATCTCAGGTCTTAAAGGGCCAAGTGTGGACATCGATGGAGCTCTAAATGCACCTGCCTTTAACATTCCTGATCTTCACCTCTCAGATCCAAAGCTCAAAGGCAGAATAAACCCCCCAGATCTGAAACTGCCAACAGCTAATCTGAAAGGCCCCAAACTGGATGTCAATGCCCCAAATATGAACTTAAAAATGCCCTCTGGTAAACTCAATGTACCAACCTTGAAGAAGCCTGAAGCGGAGCTCAGTGCTTTAGATTTTGATGTTTATCCCCCCTCTGGAAAGCTGAAAATGCCTTCATTTGATTTCTTAGGAAAAGAGCCAAAAAGACCAAATATGGACATAGATACAGGTCTGAAAACACGCAATTTAAGTCTCAAAGCCCCTCATATGAAAGGTGGTATTGATATCTCTGACTTGGATTTACCAAACATGGATGTGAAAGCACCTCAATTAGATCTTAATACTCCAAATGTAGACATTGGTTCACCTCAGACAAAATTCAAAATACCCAAACTGAAAATGCCCAAATTTGGGATCTCAGGTCTTAAAGGGCCAAGTGTGGACATAGATGGAGCTCTAAATGCACCTGCCTTTAACATTCCTGATCTTCACCTCTCAGATCCAAAGCTCAAAGGAAGAATAAACCCCCCAGATCTGAAACTGCCAACAGCTAATCTGAAAGGCCCCAAACTGGATGTCAATGCCCCAAATATGAACTTAAAAATGCCCTCTGGTAAACTCAATGTACCAACCTTGAAGAAGCCTAAAGTGGATCTCAGTGCTTTAGATTTTGATGTTGATCCCCCCTCTGGAAAGCTGAAAATGCCTTCATTTGGTTTCTTAGGAAAAGAGCCAAAAAGACCAAATATGGACATAGATACAGGTCTGAAAACACCCAATTTAAGTCTCAAAGACCCTCATATGAAAGGTGGTATTGATGTCTCTGACTTGGATTTACCAAACATAGATGTGAAAGCACCTCAATTAGATCTTAATACTCCAAATGTAGACATTGGTTCACCTCAGACAAAATTCAAGATACCCAAACTGAAAATGCCCAAATTTGGGATCTCAGGTCTTAAAGGGCCAAGTGTGGACATCGATGGAGCTCTAAATGCACCTGCCTTTAACATTCCTGATCTTCACCTCTCAGATCCAAAGCTCAAAGGCAGAATAAACCCCCCAGATCTGAAACTGCCAACAGCTAATCTGAAAGGCCCCAAACTGGATGTCAATGCCCCAAATATGAACTTAAAAATGCCCTCTGGTAAACTCAATGTACCAACCTTGAAGAAGCCTGAAGCGGAGCTCAGTGCTTTAGATTTTGATGTTTATCCCCCCTCTGGAAAGCTGAAAATGCCTTCATTTGATTTCTTAGGAAAAGAGCCAAAAAGACCAAATATGGACATAGATACAGGTCTGAAAACACGCAATTTAAGTCTCAAAGCCCCTCATATGAAAGGTGGTATTGATATCTCTGACTTGGATTTACCAAACATGGATGTGAAAGCACCTCAATTAGATCTTAATACTCCAAATGTAGACATTGGTTCACCTCAGACAAAATTCAAGATACCCAAACTGAAAATGCCCAAATTTGGGATCTCAGGTCTTAAAGGGCCAAGTGTGGACATCGATGGAGCTCTAAATGCACCTGCCTTTAACATTCCTGATCTTCACCTCTCAGATCCAAAGCTCAAAGGCAGAATAAACCCCCCAGATCTGAAACTGCCAACAGCTAATCTGAAAGGCCCCAAACTGGATGTCAATGCCCCAAATACGAACTTAAAAATGCCCTCTGGTAAACTCAATGTACCAACCTTGAAGAAGCCTAAAGCGGAGCTCAGTGCTTTAGATTTTGATGTTTATCCCCCCTCTGGAAAGCTGAAAATGCCTTCATTTGATTTCTTAGGAAAAGAGCCAAAAAGACCAAATATGGACATAGATACAGGTCTGAAAACACGCAATTTAAGTCTCAAAGCCCCTCATATGAAAGGTGGTATTGATATCTCTGACTTGGATTTACCAAACATGGATGTGAAAGCACCTCAATTAGATCTTAATACTCCAAATGTAGACATTGGTTCACCTCAGACAAAATTCAAAATACCCAAACTGAAAATGCCCAAATTTGGGATCTCAGGTCTTAAAGGGCCAAGTGTGGACATAGATGGAGCTCTAAATGCACCTGCCTTTAACATTCCTGATCTTCACCTCTCAGATCCAAAGctcaaaggaagaaaaaaaaacccagATGTGAAACTGCCAACAGCTAATCTGAAAGGCCCCAAACTGGATGTCAATGCCCCAAATATGAATTTAAAAATGCCCTCTGGTAAACTCAATGTACCAACCTTGAAGAAGCCTAAAGTGGAGCTCAGTGCTTTAGATTTTGATGTTGATCCCCCCTCTGGAAAGCTGAAAATATCTTCATTTGGTTTCTCAGGAAAACAGCCAAAAAGAGCAAATATGGACATAGATACAGGTCTGAAAACACCCAATTTAAGTCTCAAAGCCCCTCATATGAAAGGTGATATTGATGTCCCTGACTTGGATTTACCAAACATAGATGTGAAAGCACCTCAATTAGATCTTAACACTCCAAATGTGGACATTGGTACACCTAAGACAAAATTCAAAACACCAAAACTGAAAATGCCAAAATTTGGGATCTCGGATCGTAAAGGGCCAAGTGTGGACATAGATGGAGATCTAAATGCACCTGCCTTTAACATTCCTGATATTCACCTCTCAGACCCAAAGCTCAAAGGCAGAATAAACCACCCAGATCTGAAACTGCCAACAGCTAATCTGAATGGCCCCAAACTGGATGTCAATGCCCCAAATATGAACTTCAGAGGTCTGGACCTCACAAGCACTGGATCAGATATTGATTTTGGCACAGTAATGACCAGTCGTTCACCAGACATGAATATTTCTCTACCGAAAGCTAAACTAGATGTTAAAGACGTTAAGGACAACTTAGCTAGAACAAAACTGAGTCCCCCAAGGAACAGTACCTCTTTTGTGGACAATGGTGTGGATCTAAGACTTGCAAATCTCAACGCTGCTTCAAACCCTAAAATGTATGTTCCAAAGAGTTATGAAAAGGAGCTAGTGAATTTGAATTTGGGCAACAATGTTGACTCTCAGGGCCGTGAATCTCACAAGGAAGCGGCAGTTAATGAAATTGATCAGACTAAAATGAGAAGAACAAAAATGCAAGGTCCCCAAAAATCTGAATATGAAAAATGTATGTTAAATTTTACAAATGACAACAAGAGTCCAGAAGATTTTGAAGGATATTACGTCACAGTTTTCCCTAAGCAACTAAAAGAAAATGTTAGAGGACAGACTGGTGTAGCAGGTAGTAAAGAATCAAAccaaaggtcacacacacacggagggcTTGATTTTACGGCTTCAAGTCTAGACCTTGAAGTTCCTGAACAGAATGACTTGAAAGGGTCAACATTCTGGTTTTCAAAGCTTATTTAA